From a region of the Cucumis sativus cultivar 9930 chromosome 6, Cucumber_9930_V3, whole genome shotgun sequence genome:
- the LOC101218134 gene encoding uncharacterized protein LOC101218134 has protein sequence MASHSVTTPHLSISFILSLTLLSQNLTHLSFLLPPAKKKMGKKRNWSWTSALVGAASAIAATAIISAKPKDPTFHLISIKFTSFKLKPPVVDTELILTVHVTNPNVAPIHYSSTAMSIFYEGSLLGSAQVDAGSQQPRSCQVLRLPARLDGLKLAHHGSRFISDVAKREMVLDASVDIGGFARVLWWSHKFKVHVDSHLTVDPVFLDVLDQENTSQLELFLN, from the coding sequence ATGGCATCCCACTCTGTCACTACACCTCATCTTTCCATTTCCTTCATTCTCTCTCTAACTTTACTTTCTCAAAATCTCACCCATCTCTCCTTCCTCCTTCCGCCGgcgaagaagaagatggggaAAAAACGTAACTGGAGCTGGACCTCCGCTCTTGTCGGAGCGGCGTCGGCAATTGCAGCCACGGCCATCATTTCCGCAAAGCCCAAGGACCCCACCTTTCACTTGATCTCAATTAAATTCACTTCCTTCAAGCTCAAGCCGCCGGTGGTGGACACCGAGCTTATCCTCACCGTCCACGTCACCAACCCCAACGTCGCTCCCATCCACTACTCCTCCACCGCTATGTCCATTTTCTACGAGGGTTCCCTCCTCGGGTCGGCCCAGGTGGATGCCGGTTCGCAGCAGCCCCGGTCGTGTCAGGTTCTACGACTTCCAGCCCGGCTGGACGGCCTGAAACTGGCCCACCACGGCAGCCGGTTCATCTCCGACGTGGCGAAGCGAGAGATGGTTCTGGATGCGAGTGTGGACATTGGGGGTTTTGCGAGAGTGCTGTGGTGGAGTCACAAATTCAAGGTCCACGTGGACAGCCATCTCACCGTTGATCCCGTCTTCCTTGATGTCCTTGATCAGGAAAACACTTCTCAACTTGAGCTCTTTCttaattag
- the LOC101217896 gene encoding uncharacterized GPI-anchored protein At5g19250, with protein sequence MAKSQLCFLLPLLLASIFVSNHPVKCDDDDLHRGINSYRASLNLTALVENDNADCLAEEIAEKFKNQPCTNTTGSNTISGTEPQFSDFPNLLAKCNLNVSNTRDGAIMPACVPNRVADLVLANFTKSQYSGKLNDTKYTGIGIGNEHDWVVVVLTTSTAEGSFVPAVGSNNTATLVSKIGLFSQLLFLIFSFVLML encoded by the exons ATGGCGAAATCCCAACTAtgttttcttctccctttgcTTCTTGCTTCCATCTTCGTCTCCAATCACCCTGTCAAATGCGATG ATGATGATCTTCATAGAGGCATCAACAGTTATCGTGCGTCCTTGAACTTGACAGCGCTGGTCGAGAATGACAATGCAGACTGCCTTGCTGAAGAAATTGCTGAGAAATTCAAGAATCAACCTTGTACTAACACCACAGGTTCCAACACCATATCTGGAACCGAACCTCAGTTTTCTGACTTTCCAAACCTGTTAGCCAAATGCAATTTGAATGTCTCCAACACAAGAGATGGAGCCATAATGCCTGCTTGTGTTCCAAACCGTGTTGCTGATCTTGTCCTTGCTAACTTCACAAAATCTCAGTACTCAGGTAAACTTAACGATACCAAGTACACAGGAATTGGCATTGGTAATGAACACGACTGggttgttgttgttcttaCCACCAGCACAGCAGAAGGAAGTTTTGTGCCAGCAGTAGGATCAAATAACACAGCCACTCTCGTTTCTAAGATTGGTTTGTTCTCTCAGTTGCTGttcttgattttttcttttgtcttaaTGTTGTGA